A segment of the Macrobrachium nipponense isolate FS-2020 chromosome 1, ASM1510439v2, whole genome shotgun sequence genome:
GAAACCCGAGCTGAAGAGACGACGGGAAACCCAAGTGTTAGCAATGAATGAAGTTTTGGTTATGTTTCCCTAGTGGTACAACAATGGTCGCTGCTACTGTGTGTCAACTCTAAAGAAAATTGCAGTATTCGACGGAAACGGATTGAAATAAGCGTCCTCCGCCAGACCCAACTGACCTTCAACAATTAGCAATTCCTGATCAATATGCGACATACGACAAAGAGGCAAAGCAgaaaggttttaattttattttatatattttttttattaaaagctaGTGATACCGGAGGAGACAGAATCTTGTTATCTGGAAGAAGTTGGTCGCACCTTTGGTTTCATCAGAAGTTTGGTATGTAGATGAGATCTTTAAGATAGCCTCAAAGTTTTTTTTACCTAACATACAGAAAGTTACATATTCAAGGTTATTATGTTGCTTCTTTCACCATAGTCATAATATGCAGAAGCACATTGCGGCTTCGGGTTCAAGTTTTCGTTATAATAACGAGAGCAGTTTTTAGTTACTAGTAAAGGTGATACTGACTCTTGCATCTGTACCTGTTTACCATTAGATTGCTATTTGGTTACCGTAGCTGAGGAATTATCTACAAAGCATAATATTATGCCAATTCTGAATTGGCTCGAAGACAATTACAGAGGTCGGTTAAATAGACGCGGAAATAGCAGATATGCCTCACTCTTCCCATCCCAATGGAAATGTGAAATTTGTATTTTCGTACTTGAATGAAATCAGAGAGATAAAACCAACAATCACTCAAAAGCAGGAAACAGAAGACTCCAAATGGAATTAGGCATGGAACTTCCAACAGCCTGGAAATTCATTAATGCACTCGAGAAAGCTAAAAAACGACGACGAATCACTTACAGCTGGCAGTGCACCGttggcgaaataaaaaaaaaattacctacatACTGGTAGGCGGATTCTTAAAATAGTTCAAAGTTTTACTCAAATGGCTCCTGTTCATATTTATGCGGTATTTCTGATAACATAcaataattcttttcattttataattcatCTTCATggttttttatctttagctataaagcattttatttattattaatatttactaaTACTCCTGCCAGTAttataatgaatttttcttttttgtgctcgttattttttatttattttttggtgagtGGGCTGTGAGTGGGCTTTGAGTTGGGGCTGGCTGTGAGTGGACGCTGAAGATGGCAGCGTTGAGTTGGGGCTGGCAGTGAGTGGGCGTTGAGGATGGCACCAATGAGCTGGGGCCAGCGGTGAGTGGGCGTTGAAGATGGTGGCAATGAGTTGGGGCCAGCGGTGAGTTGGGCGTATTGAAGATGGTTGGGGCAATGAGTTGGGGCCAGCGGTGAGTGGGCGTTGAAGATGGTGGCAATGAGTTGGGGCCAGCGGTGAGTGGGCGTTGAAGATGGTGGCAATGAGTTGGGGCCAGCGGTGAGTGGGCGTTGAAGATGGTGGCAATGAGCTGGGGTCCAGCGGTGAGTGGGGTGTTGAAGGATCGGTGGCAATGAGCCTGGGGCCTAGCGGTGAGTGGGCGTTGAAGATGGTGGCAATGAGCTGGGGCCAGCGGTGAGTGGGCGCTGAAGATGGCAGTGATGAGTCGGGGCCGGTGGTGAGTGGGCGTTGAAGATGGCGGCGATAAGTTGGGGACAGCGTGGGGCTGGCGGTGAGTGGGCATTGAGGATGGCAGTGATGAGTTGGTGCCGGCGGTGAGTCGGCGTCGAGGATGGCAGCGATGAGTTGGGGCTGGTGGCGAGTGGTCATTGAGGATGGCGGAGATGAGTTGGGGCCGGCGGTGAGTGGGTGTCGAGGATGGCAGCGATGAGTTGGGGCCAGCAGCAAGTGGGCGTTGAGGATGGCAGCGATGAGTTGGGGCCAGCAGCAAGTGGGCGTTGAGGATGGCAGCGATGAGTTGGGGCTGGCGGCGAGAGTGGGTGTCGAGGATGGCGGCGATGAGTTGGGGCCGGCGGCGAGAGTGGGTGTCGAGGATGGTGGTGATGAGTTGGGGCCGGCGGTGAGTGGGCGCTAAAGAAGGCGGTGATGAGTTGGGGCCGGCGGTGAGTGGGCGCTTAAGATTGCGGTGATGAGTCGGGGCCGGTGGTGAGTGGGTGTTGAGGATGGTGGCGATAAGTTGAGGCCGGCAGTGAGTGGGCGTCGAGGATGGCAGCGATGAGTTGGGGCGGTGGCGAGTGGTCGTTGAGGATGGCGGAGATGAGTTGGGGCCAGCGGCTAGTGGGTGTCGAGGATGGCAGTGATGAGTTGGGGCCGGCAGCGAGTGGGCGTTTAGGATGGCAGCGATGAGTTGGGGCCGGCGGTGAGTGGGCGCTAAAGAAGGCGGTGATGAGTTGGGGCCGGCGGTGAGTGGGCACTTAAGATGGCGGTGATGAGTCGGGGCCGGTGGTAAGTGGGTGTTGAGCATGGTGGCGATAAGTTGAGGCCGGTGGTGAGTGGTCATTTAGGATGGCGGCGATGAGTTGATGCCGGTGGTGAGTGGGCGTCGAGGATGGCAGCGATGAGTTGGGGCTGTGGCGAGTGGTTGTTGAGGATGGCGGAGATGAGTTGGGGCCGGCGGCTAGTGGGTGTCGAGGATGGCAGTGATGAGTTGGGGCCGGCAGCGAGTGGGCGTTGAGGATGGCAGCGATGAGTTGGGGCCGGCGGTGAGAGTAGGCATTGAGGATGGTGGCGATGAGTTGGGGCCGGCGGCGAGAGTAGGCATTGAGGATGGTGGCGATGAGTTGGGGCCGGCGGTGAGAGTAGGCATTGAGGATGGTGGCGATGAGTTGGGGCCGGCGGTGAGAGTAGGCATTGAGGATGGTGGCGATGAGTTGGGGCCGGTGGTGAGAGTAGGCGTTGAGGATGGTGGCAATGAGTTGGGGCCGGTGGCGAGAGTAGGCATTGAGGATGGTGGCGATGAGTTGGGGCCGGTGGTGAGAGTAGGCGTTGAGGATGGTGGCAATGAATTGGGGCCGGTGGTGAGAGTAGGCGTTAAAGATAGCGGCAATGGGTTGGGGACTGCTGTGAGTGGGCGTTGAGGATGGTGGCAAGAGTGGGCGTTGAGGATGGCAGCGATGAGTTGGGGCTGGTGGTGATGAGTTGGTGCTGGCGGCGAGAGTGGGTGCCGAGGATGGCGGCGATGAGTTGGCGCCAGCGGTGAGTGAGTGTTGAAGATGGCGGCGATAAGTTGGGGCCAGCGGTGAGTGGGCATTGAGGATGGTGGCAGTGAATTGGGGCCGGTGGCGAGTGCGTGCTGAAGATGGCGGCGATGAATTTGGGGCCGGCGGTGAGTGGGTGTTGAGGATGGCGGTAATGAATTTGGGGCCGGTGGCGAGTGGGCGCTGAAGATGGTGGCGATGAGTTGGGGCCGGCGGCGAGTTTGCATTGAGGATGACAGCAATGAGCTGGAGCCGGTGGTGAGTGGGCGTTGAAGATGGCGCCGATGAGTTGGGGCTGGCAGTGAGTGGGTGTTGAGGATGGTGGCGATAAGTTGGGGTTGGCGGTGAGTGGATGTTGAGGATGGCGGCAATGAGTTGGGGCTGGCGGCGAGTGGGCGCTGAAGATGGTGGCGATGAGTCGGGGCTGGTGGTGAGTGGGTGTTGAGGATGGCAGCGATAAGTTGGGGCCGGCGTGGGGCCGGCGGTGAGTGGGCATTGAGGATGGCGGCGATGAGTTGGTGCGGTGAGTGGGCTGCGAGGATGGCGGTGATGAGTTGGGGCTGGCAGTGAGTGGTCGTTGAGAATGGCGGCAATGAGTTGGGGCTGGCTTCGAGTGGGCGCTGAAGATGGCGGCGATGAGTCGGGGCTGGAGGTGAGTGGGTGTTGAGGATGGCAGCGATAAGTTGGGGCTGGCGTGGGGCCGGCGGTGAGTGGGCATTGAGGATGGCGGCGATGAGTTGGTGCGGTGAGTGGGCTGCGAGGATGTTGGCGATGAGTTGGCGCTGGCGGCGAGTGGTCATTGAGGATGGCGGCAATGAGTTGGGGTTGGCGGCGAGTGGTCGTTGAGGATGGCGGCAATGAGTTGGGGTCGGCAGCGAGTGGGTGTCGAGGATGGCGGCGATGAGCTGGGGCCAGCTGCAAGAGTGGGCATTGAGGATGGTGGCAATGAGTTGGGGCCAGCCGCAAGAGTGGTCGTTGAGGATGGCGGCGAATGAGTTGGGTGGCGGCAGAGTGGGCCGTTGAAAGGAATGGCGGGTGATGAGTTGGGGTTGGCGGCGAGAAGTGGCGTTGAGATGGCGGTGATGAGTTGTGGGGCTGGGGCGAAGTGGGATTGAGGATGCGGTGAATCGAGTTGGGGCTGGGGCGAGAGTGGGCGTTGAGGATGGTGTGATGAGTTGGGGCTGGGGCGAGAGTGGCTGAGGATGGCGGTGATGAGTTGGGGTTGGCGGCGAGAGTGGGCGTTGAGGATGGCGGTGATGAGTTGGGGCTGGCGGCGGAGAGGTGGGCATAATGAGGATTTGGGGCCGGTGATGAGTTTGGGGCTGGCCGGACGAGAGTGGGCGTTGAGGAGGTGGTGTGGATGTTTGGGGCTGGCGGCGAGAAGGGGCGTTGAGTGATTTGGGGCCGGTGATGAGTTGGGGCCTGGTGGCGATGAAGTGGGCGTTTTGGAGGATGGCGGCGATGAATTGGCCAGTGATGAAGTTGGGGTTGGCGGCGAGGAGGTGGCGTTGAGGATGGCGGTTATGAGTTGGCGGCTTGGCAGCGGGGACGTGGGCGTTGAGGGATGGCGGTGATGAGTTGGGGCTGGTTGGCGAGGAGTGGGCGTTGAGGATGGGCGAATGAGTTGGGGCTTGGGCGGCGAGAGTGGGCGTTGAGGATGGGGTTGATGGAGTTGGGGTTTGGGGCGAGAGGTGGAGGCGTTGAGGATTGGACGGTGATGGTGGGTGGGCTGGCGGCGAGATGGGCATTGAGGATGGCGGTGATGAGTTGGGGCTGGCGGCGAGAGTGGGCGTTGAGGATGGTGGTGATGAGTGGGGTGGGGCGGCGGAGAGTGGGCGTTGAGGATGGCTGGATGAGTTGGGGGCTGGTGGCGGAGAGTGGCGTTGAGGATGGCGGCGATGAATTGCAGTGATGAGTTGGGGCGGGCGGCGAGAGTGGCGTGGGAGGATGGCGGTTATGAGTTGGGGCTGGCAGCGACAGTGGGGCGTTGAGGATGGCGGTGATGATTTGGGGCTGGTGGCGAGTGGGGCGTTGAGGTGGCGGCAATGAGTTGGGCTGATGGCGAGAGTGGCGTTG
Coding sequences within it:
- the LOC135218717 gene encoding uncharacterized protein LOC135218717 yields the protein MLNTHLPPAPTHHRHLKCPLTAGPNSSPPSLAPTHRRPQLIAAILNAHSLPAPTHHCHPRHPLAAGPNSSPPSSTTTRHRPNSSLPSSTPTHCRPQLIATILNTHSPPAPTHHRNLKRPLTAGPNSSPPSLAPTHRRPQLITTILDTHSRRRPQLIAAILDTHSRRQPQLIAAILNAHLLLAPTHRCHPQRPLAAGPNSSLPSSTPTHRRPQLISAILNDHSPPAPTHRCHPRRRLTAGTNSSLPSSMPTHRQPHAVPNLSPPSSTPTHHRPRLITAIFSAHSPLAPAHCHHLQRPLTARPQAHCHRSFNTPLTAGPQLIATIFNAHSPLAPTHCHHLQRPLTAGPNSLPPSSTPTHRWPQLIAPTIFNTPNSPLAPTHCHHLQRPLTAGPSSLVPSSTPTHCQPQLNAAIFSVHSQPAPTQSPLTAHSPKNK
- the LOC135218718 gene encoding uncharacterized protein LOC135218718, which gives rise to MPTSPPPAPTHHRHPQRPLSPPTPTHHRHPQPLSPQPQLITPSSTPTLAPAPTRFTASSIPLRPSPTTHHRHLNATSRRQPQLITRHSFQRPTLPPPNSFAAILNDHSCGWPQLIATILNAHSCSWPQLIAAILDTHSLPTPTHCRHPQRPLAANPNSLPPSSMTTRRQRQLIANILAAHSPHQLIAAILNAHSPPAPRQPQLIAAILNTHSPPAPTHRRHLQRPLEASPNSLPPFSTTTHCQPQLITAILAAHSPHQLIAAILNAHSPPAPRRPQLIAAILNTHSPPAPTHRHHLQRPLAASPNSLPPSSTSTHRQPQLIATILNTHSLPAPTHRRHLQRPLTTGSSSLLSSSMQTRRRPQLIATIFSAHSPPAPNSLPPSSTPTHRRPQIHRRHLQHALATGPNSLPPSSMPTHRWPQLIAAIFNTHSPLAPTHRRHPRHPLSPPAPTHHHQPQLIAAILNAHSCHHPQRPLTAVPNPLPLSLTPTLTTGPNSLPPSSTPTLTTGPNSSPPSSMPTLATGPNSLPPSSTPTLTTGPNSSPPSSMPTLTAGPNSSPPSSMPTLTAGPNSSPPSSMPTLAAGPNSSPPSSMPTLTAGPNSSLPSSTPTRCRPQLITAILDTH